Genomic DNA from Ciona intestinalis unplaced genomic scaffold, KH HT000034.2, whole genome shotgun sequence:
tctttgctaccaaatttggatgataaaatagaatgaaaatgtgtcccatctccccccaacctactatatgacttTCTTTGAAACATTATCATCCAAAGAATAcagaaactattttttaccatcGTAGCATAGCAACCCGTATGCACAACTGCTGTCATTTTACTGTAATTTGAAACGTCAAACAGCATTATTAAACAATGCATTATAGAAAGTATCTCATTTACCCCCACCTTACTCTATAACCGCTAAGTTAtcttttgtttcagtttttcaTGTTTCTTGTCGTGTTGTTTGTTCTTCTGTTAACATTGGTGGGGACGGGGgtctggattcgaacccaggtaAGAAAATGattgctgtttaaataaacctatattaaattagatatttaaaaaaaaaaattttaaacatatatatatatttttttaattttaaaaactacgcGTCGCAAAAGTTTAGTTAAACCGTAACCTAAATAACAACGTATATTAGAATGGgcgaagatgagacacctttagcatatattatgtccaaatattctggccgtgttttaaacgactataacaacggtctatgaaagacgtgaagatatggttttctaattctttgaatgttttttgttttgtaccaaatgggacgagtaaatggaacgaaaaggtgtccagtctccccccaccttactatcttactatattactatatatcatttttCCTATATTCCATGTGTgctttgtaattgtttttattcaattataaaGTAACGTTATGTACACACACTTATTACAGATTACTGAAGCGTCAACGTACGAGTTGCAATCTTCGTTTATTCTCAGTTACTATGGCGACGACGGTGACAACGTTGAATCAGTTGCATGGAAATATATACAACGAGATGTGAGCAATTTAAAACTtgcgaaatatttttttttacaaaaatggtTTTGTATCCCAAATTAAAACACTGCATTAGAAATGGCAAATACTAAGAAATAGTGTATAGAGCAAAACTCGTATACACATTTTGGAGCTGTTTGATTATAGTTGTTAAGacatgggatactgttagcacgtAAATCACGTAGTACCTGTTTCTATGgctgttttgaacaattaacaatactATTTTAGAGTCATGGAAGTAAGATTATGTAATTGTGAAGTTCGTCTGCAGATGTTTTTACGTTCGTTGTTTTTATCAGCTTTATTACAACATATTAAATAACTCTAGTCGCTATATAtggtatagggtgggggaaaatgggacatctttagcacatactgtctaaatatcctgaccgtgttttaaacaattaataacggtctatggaagccaTTAGGTAacggtttaataatattttgaatgttttctttcttaccataaaatgaaacgaaaaatagaacgaaaggGCGTCTCATATTTCCCGACCCCACTATAGCCTACTACCCAAATTACCATTGACCAACAAGCGCTAAACACAAATCaaacttacttttaatttttacagttaaaatgttGCGGCGTATCGACAGTTAACGGTGATCAAGATTATATTGGACTAGATGGTGGGGTGAAGTTTAAAGGGGGTGAGGTTAAGGGTGCAAAATTTTGGAGGATCCATCCAAGAACTAACTTCACATCAGGTGGGAATCAAACGCATTTATGTAATTAGGAATTGTCTGTGTATGAACTATAACAGTGCATATGGGACggcatatatatatcactAAAAGgcttatgtttttattatgcaGTGCGTTGTAAAGTATGCactaaatatttatagttgggtggggaaagatgggacacattttcattctattttctcgtctcgtttggtagtaaacaaagaacatccaaaaaCGTATAAAACCGTAAACCCTCGACTCCTATATagatctttgttaattgtttaaaacacgatcaggatatttagatattatttgctgagggtgtcccgtcttcccccaccctactatgcatatatttttattcaacacGTAAACTTAGTTTATAAACTTTGTATTACCTTCATTTGAATACATGCATCTACTATACAAGATATGTTCTTCTTCCACACAACtcttttataagtttaaaccCCTTCACAGTTTTACTACCCTATTAAAGGCATTAAAATAGCACTCGGTAAATAAACGGCTAAAACAAAAGTGTCGCAACACAAACCCAATATAGTAGAGgggggaaaatgagacaccttttcattctcttttcgtcccgtttggtagtaaacaatcaaagaattaaaaaaacccattctcacgacttccggcatagaccattgttaattgttgaaaaacgactaggatatttggatattatttgctaaaggtgtcccgtctccccaccctactatatgatcgCGAAGCAAACAATGTTAAAACGAACGTTCACAGACCACCCTGCATGGCCAGACAGTTGCTGTGTACAAGACGAGCAAATGACGTACAAGAACTTGCAATTATGTCGTTACGATTCAGAGGCAGGGGAATATCGATATACTGAGGTAAATGCTCACCTTTTTACTTTCTTacatatacagtagagtggggggaaatgggacaccctttcattcccTTTAATcatcccatttgttagtaaacaaagaacattcaaagaattataaccTCCTCACTAGTTCCATAGACCAatgttaactatttaaattacgattagtatatttggatattattggctaaaggtgtcccatcttcccccaccctactttaaaTGCAGCGAAAGTCTAAATTACATCAAGACTTAACCTACCAATCTCCTTTTAACTCTTTACGTTActtaacatttttaactttctaaCTAAGCTCTTAATTGTCTGTAAACAAAACCAATGTTGCAGCTCAGAATTTTATCTTACTGATAAGACTGAGTGGGTAGACCATCTACTTGCACCTATTACAGAAATGCCCAGAGTGCGCAGAGCAATCAAACGTCCGTTGAATTCCGTAACACGCGTTCTTTCTTGCAGGGCTGCAGGGACAAAGTGTCGTCATTCCTTGGCAACAATTTCCTTCTTATATCAGCTATGGCTGCAACACTTGCTATTATTGAGGTAACAGTTTCTCAATTTTCTCTTAACCTATTTTGAAAAACCGTGGTGTGAGTTTTCCATATTGCATTTGCTAACGAATGTTGTTCAACCatgatatagtagagtgggagatgatgggacaccttttcattatattttctcgtcttatttggtagtaaacaaagaatagtcaaggaattatgaaaccgtatcctcacgacttccatagaccgttgttaactgtttaaaacatgatcgggatatttgggtattttgtgaataaggtgtcccatctttccccaccttactatataacttgatactaattaaatataaatggctGGTTGGTCTTATAGGTGTAGCGGTCActcttatttttttccaattaaatgtaaacatgttttttactgtacgcgtgttttaacaactgttgttttgtcgctgtaTCCTGCCTttgcgtttaaaatatttttgaatctTCACTACCACAATCGAAAAGACCAAtacagttattattataatactaTTATTAGATCTCTTCCACAATAATTTTCTCTTTTCAGACGATTCACTTCTGTGTGGTTCGCCAGTTAGAAGCAGCGATGACGACACCGGACAATGTTTCACGAATCACCCAGTTCTCGTTTGAAGCGCCCAGTAGCTCAAGTCTTAATCGGTTAACTTAACACATCAACTTTATTACAACTTTATTGCggttcaaaataaaatgtacCACTTATTATTATCgtgcaacaaaacaaaaaatgtggtcatttaaaaataatgttttttttaagttgtttttacacAAATCTGCCAAATTATTGTAAACAATTTgtagtatttattatttccgTGCAACAAACGGGAAATTGAAGAAAGGAAAATAAACTACGAACTCCTTCACAGTTTATGTGCAATATGCATGTGTCAGCAATTAAAATGgtagttttaaatacattgcaatttgtaaaacgtttaaaagtgaataaaaagaAAGTCAGGATTGTTATAcaatattacatatttaaGGTAATAGATTAGGAAATGGGGTCAAGCCTAAATATCAGGTACCATGGTATGCCTCACCATATAGTATAGGACTATGATGATATTTTAGGTCAGGTTTAAAAGGGAGGTAGTATGTTAAAATGCTATATATCATTAAACAACCTACAAAAACTGGGGCAAATACGCATACtgaaccaaaaaataaaccgAATGCCAGACTAAGCTATGAAGGCCGACCATTTTACCAAACAACATGTTAATGGCTATACTGTCGTTTCTTAACTGTGGGGAAATCTTCTATAATCTGTATCTCTGATGCTTAGACCTAGTGCGTGTGTTATGACGTCAACAGCCACTTCTGCAGTCGCCTCCGCTCTTTTTGGATCGAGTTCCGGATTTACTTCAACCAAGTCAAAAGCACTGAGTGAACCGGTTCTTGCTACTTCTTCTGTCACATACATTGCTTCTCTGTATGACAATCCACCACGCACTGAAATAGAAAGAAATTTGACAGCGTTTTGTGTATGTATGTTTTCATCATATAAAAGTAGTCTTGGCTTAGTGGTTAAAGCGCCCTGTGCCCAGAGAATTTGACGATCAATGCTGCAACTATTATgagcttttatgttttttctgttctatgtgggtgagacCCGCAGCTTGGCACGCCATGGTTCCTAGGATTTGGGcaaggattggcccattaccccaacacccggggtgCTGCCACATGGACCTTAACAGTTTTTGGAGCCTGACGCTTTACCGGAGATAGgcgacaagggctttaatggtaatgAAAGGAAGATCTTAGCTTGACAGCTTGCCTATAACTAAAACGGCTAGGTGTAACGGCCACGCTTGTaatcttccaattaaatgtaaataaatgtaaaatgtttttaactgtaaacgtgtttttacaactgttgttttgttgctatatcctgtcttttcaattaaaatatttttaaatcttcacaaccgtaatcgaaaagacaaaaaatgttatcATTACCATTATAAACTTACCTGGTGTTCCAGTAGATGGCGCTATACCAGGATCTACAGAATCGATATCGAAACTAACATGAAGTGGACGATTCCCACTAGTGGAGAAAACGTGTTTAACATGTGttagaattgttttttaatagaaatagtatTGTGGTATAAGTCTAACTACTAAAATATGAaagtgtaagttttttttttttgtaaaacagctacagaaacagctttaaaaaaacaaaattgttacgTATACATAAGTGAAATAATACAAGATTTAAGTTTACCGTCAtagatttaataaaacttaataaaatattgctttCATCAACTACTATGGAATTGTTTATTGATAGAGATCGGTTTTGAATGTTTATATACCCGTTGGCAATTTCTAATTCATGTGATTTTCTTAGTAAATATACCGCAAATAGTAAAAAAGCAATTGACATAAACcgaaaatttgtaaaataagtaCATTCTTTAAAAGGATTAGAAAAGTTCGTAAGAATTTTATGGTTTAAGCATTTGAAAAgaatattgattttaaattataccaAACATtaagtccggcgccgtggcgtagtggttagcgcgcctgcctgtaaccattaggtaatgggttcaaggctcgtcgctgctaccattgtggtcgtatgtgtctaatgggttgtccaaattatcagccatacataaaaaaaaataaaaaaatccaaaaaaataatcacccacaaagtaacatacatggtaactcgtaagatggcacgaggtgttatacccgtgtgataacgactgtcgttttcctgccacgcgaggataaagtaagttacattacattatacaatataatattttatgcttttaTTGTCCAATATAAATTATGCTACCACAAAAATAGGTATTCGTTTATCAGGTAGGGAAACATTGCTATAGagtttgtataaacaaaacCACTATTAATGTGGTTCCCAAAATGGGACCCAcccatattttttaccaaatcaTCATTTTAGTTAGTTTGTTAAATAGAGTTCCCATCTTTTTTATTGGATAGGATTcatataaaattctttaataAGATTTGAATCATAATTTAATTGATCTTTTGACATTAAAAATCCCATTGGGTATAATTTTCAGTATCTCCTTATCCAAAGTATTTGATGGGTTTAATAAAGCTATAAATTTTTAAGTAGGCTTTAATATACAATAGATCAGGTAACCTCAATCCAACTTTATGCCAAGGTTTAGGTAAGATTTTCTATACTGGTAGTGGTAAGAGGGGTCTCTCTGGAACTTAGGCCACAGTCATCCTTTTATGTAACATTTGTGTAAACAGTTGTACtgcaaatattgtttttaatgaataatattgtttttttaaatgacctTCCTATGTTTGGCTTGTGGAAATATCTTATCTTAATAATAATACCTAGGATTTATCATATCCAGTATCTTTTCCATGCAGTGAGCAATTCCATTTCTGTCTATTTCTCTTATACTGCAGTGGGGAATATTGTATCTCTTCATGATGGCACTGTATGTAAGTAACCATTAAATACTACGTAACTAGCaaacaatataacattaattttaagtatcttctttttaataatgaagatttaaaacaataaaaaaaaggagCAACAAACTAGTTGAAAATACACTAAAAACAATACATCGATATAAACGACTTACATTTCCCCGGGGTCAATGTCACGAATGGCAATAAATCCAATATTAGGAGAACTTACACTGAAAAGAACGGTTCATCAAatataattcttaaaatgtATTAACTTATATAGATTATAAAAGTGTCTAATTATGCCATAGCTTAATTACATAGaccattttttacacaaaaaacagCATCAAAACACGGCTAATGGTAAACAGATGTACAACATCATACAGTAAATAAGTAATAAACTATCGTACAACAATATAACAAATTTGTACCATGATTTGCACCAATCAAAGTCAGAAATTGGAGTTctctgcaaaataaaaataaccactTCAATgacttataataaatatacctGGTTTCATAATTaagaacaaaaatatttgaaaataaatttatttatccctctaatttaacacataaaaaaagtatgtgAAAAAGAATATCTTCAACTGTCTCTACACCTTATCTCAATTGTGTAGAAAAgcttcatttttttgttttgtttatctcAATTTTGTGGAAAAATTTTATCTTTTCGTTTTGCATATCTCAATTTTGTGGAAAAACTTTATCATTTCGTTTTGCATATCTCAATGTTGTGGAAAAGCTTTATATTGCGTTTTCCATACCTTATTCTCCAAATCTTTGAGTAAAAAGTGAAGCGGCATTCCATGTATGTTGCCTGATGGAGACGTGGTTGGGTTATTCAAGTCGGGATGTGCATCCACCCATAAGACACTAAGGTTAGGCCTCGCTTGAGAATGACCAAAAATTGAACCAACAGCCATactgtttgaaaacaaaagatATTTAAGCCTAATTCTAATCTTGGGGAAACTTAATTCATACACGACACCCAATATATTTAGGTTTAATTCTAACGTTTGGGTAATTAAACGCATACGCCCAATATAagattaattataatattggGGTAATTTACTTCATATATTTTGGCTTAATTCTAATGTTGGGGCATTTTTTCGCATACATCCAATTTGGGTGACCCAATATATTTAAGCTTAATTATAATGTTGGGTTTATTTAACGCATACACATTACCTGTGATCACCTCCAAGGTTAACACATATATCATTGGTTTGTAGGGTGTTGTATACGGCATCAGCAAGCTGGTaacatatataaagtaaatattttgaagAAGTGCAAATAATATTACTATAACTTATGTATTGTCTGTTGGGTTTAACattaacctttttaaaaatttaacttgttgttttaaaactgttgttttaccaataATAACCCACTTTGTATATTActgtaactaaaaaataaattaaagttatattatatacaaatgGACATTATATAggacatatattatatattttgtcaaTGAAATAAAGGTGTTTAAATCATGCCCAGAGTATCTGGTATTTTAGATTAACATGTACTACTTTTACAGATATTATAATATGACCCTGTTCCCGGTTTACAATGTAAAATAGGAGAAGtt
This window encodes:
- the LOC100179455 gene encoding tetraspanin-18-like, producing the protein MRWVPANVNLIAVATSSVTCIYISHITLVAMATGCAAASLAVIGCCGAMSNSKYILGMFFMFLVVLFVLLLTLVGTGVWIRTQITEASTYELQSSFILSYYGDDGDNVESVAWKYIQRDLKCCGVSTVNGDQDYIGLDGGVKFKGGEVKGAKFWRIHPRTNFTSDHPAWPDSCCVQDEQMTYKNLQLCRYDSEAGEYRYTEGCRDKVSSFLGNNFLLISAMAATLAIIETIHFCVVRQLEAAMTTPDNVSRITQFSFEAPSSSSLNRLT
- the LOC100181764 gene encoding arginase-2, mitochondrial, which encodes MSLYKQQLRRFAREIVKPCKHKESCTSQKRLLTNNPLPGDVVKVGVLGVPMHFGQGKPGVRNGPKAIRDAGLLQRLSDHVGLEVNDYGDLDIAHGAHVDDVSKDGNWTIKNSRACGTANKKLADAVYNTLQTNDICVNLGGDHSMAVGSIFGHSQARPNLSVLWVDAHPDLNNPTTSPSGNIHGMPLHFLLKDLENKRTPISDFDWCKSCVSSPNIGFIAIRDIDPGEIAIMKRYNIPHCSIREIDRNGIAHCMEKILDMINPSGNRPLHVSFDIDSVDPGIAPSTGTPVRGGLSYREAMYVTEEVARTGSLSAFDLVEVNPELDPKRAEATAEVAVDVITHALGLSIRDTDYRRFPHS